The Pirellulales bacterium sequence TCTCGAGCAGGTACGTCACCTGCCAATTGAAATCGTAGTGCGGCACGTTGAGGATCGTCTCGACCTTGCCGTCGGGATACTTCAAGTCGTAGCGGAACGATTTGCCGCGCAGGTGCATGTGCGGCGTCAGGTTGATCAGCATCGCGTCTTTGCCGAACTTATGCGCCGACTTCACCGGGTAATTGTCGGCTTGCGCCGGAATCGTAAACGACGGATTGATCGCCATCTGCACGTCGACGGCCCGGGTCACTTCCTCGGGCTTGGCAAAGTAGAAGCCCACGCACGTGCGGTCCTGCTGCGGGCTGCCATTGGGCGTGTAGTGCATCTGGAACAGAAGCTTGGTGCCTGCCTTCACCAGCGTGGCAGCGCCTTCCGGCCCGGTGGCCGGCGGAGTGCCGGGCGCGGCTCCCGCGATCAAGCGGACGGAATTATCGCCGAGCCCGGGTTGAATCCCGGTGCCCAGCGGACCATGGCGCTGGGCCAGCGGGTTCGAGGGGTCGATGGCGAACACAAAAATATGATGCACCACGGAGCGGTTGCCAAGCAGGCACTCGTTCGACTTGATCCAATGATCCTCGGTCCAGCCAGGATCGGCCATGAAATACTCGTACTCAACCGTGCCTTCGGCCGGAATGTCGTACGGCTTGTCATTCATATAGACGACCTGGTCCGGCTTGCCGAGCTGCCAGGTTTCGGGATATTCGATCGGCGCCGGCACGTCGGCCGGATTGCCTTCGGGCGCGCCGGCCTTCACCCAGGCGTACAACGTCTCTTTGTCCGCGTCGCTCATGCTGCGATCGTTGTGGAATTTGCCGATCTTGGGATCGGCGTGCCACGGGGGCATGCGCTGGTCACGCACGACTTCCTCGATCATGTCGGCCCAGCCCGAGACTTCTTCGTAATTGGTCAGCGCAAAGGGGGCGATCTGACCCGGGCGATGGCATTCGACGCAATTCTTCTGCAGAATGCGCGCGACCTGTTTGCTGTAGGTAACCGCGGACTTGGAATCCGGCTCGCGCACGCGGCCGATCAGGCAGCCCGGCGTTTCGCTGCGCGGCTGGCTGATGGTTTTGCCGGCCAAGAGCTCGTCAAGGGCCGTCACAAGGTGGCGGTGACGAACCTTCGCCTGGGCGTATGCTGAGCTATTGCCCAGACCGTATTGATCGTCGATGCGGCCGGCGTAGCGCACCACGCGATCCTTGTCGAGCAGGAACACCTCGGGCGTGCGCCGAGCACCGAATTGGTCGGCGATCGTGTTGCCCACGTCCTTCAGAATGGGAAACGTGACGCCGTGAACGCGGGCGTAATTGGCAATCTCGGCGATCGAGTCCTGCCGGTTCGAGTCGATGGCGATGAACGCGACCCCCTGCGACTTGTACTCGGCGGCCAATTCTTCCAGGCGCGGGCCGTACATCTTGGCCAGCGGACATTCCGTGCCCAGAAAGGCCACGACGATCGCCTTGCTGTCGGCGAATTCGGCCAGCGAGGTTTCACGACCGCGATAGTCGCGCGCCTTGAAATCTTTCACTTCCTTGCCAATCGGCGAATCAGCCGCAGTGACCGTTGTGGCCGCCAAAAGTGCCAGGCACGCAACGAACGAAGACAGTCGCATCGCGAAATCTCCTGTGAGGGCGCGTAACAACCGCGCCGGCAAGATGAAGAACGCCGGACGCGGCCTGTTTGTGTCAACTTGTTACCGCCAGCCCGACCGATCGGCCGGACATTGCCACCGGCTAAGATAACCCAAACCGCAGCGAATGGCGAGTTCGGATTTTGTGAATCACCGGAAAGGGCAGGGGAGGGGCCGCCCGCGGAGATACCCCTAGGGATACGAAAACCGCTCGCCCGCCGTGCTCGGCAAATCGGTCGAGATCGGCACATTGTCGTGGCGGAGCCAGCCGACGTATTCGGCCGACGGGGGATCGGGCGGAATGTGCGATGGGTAAACCGGTTCGCCAAAGCGGCCTTTTCCCAAAAACTGCCCGTCCACTAATCGTGGCCCGTCGATTTCCTGACGGCGAAAGCATTGTCCGTCGGGCAGGAACCATTCTTGCATGCCGCGGGCCACAAGTTGCCCGCGCCAATTGCGCTGCACGTGAAAGCGGGCCGCCAGCGTCCCGTCATCGCGCAATAGGTCGATAACTTGCGGCCGCAGCCACCAGCCCAGGGCCGCCGCCAAAAGCGCGATCGCGAAAAGCACGGTGCGCATTCGAAATCGTACGAGAGGCATGCCGATACTCGCCAACCCGGCCGTCGCTGACATCACTTTTGCGGGACCAGCGCCACGATGCGCAAAGGGCCACCGCTCCCCCCCGCGATTTTCATCGGCAGTGCGACAACGGTAAAGCCGGTCGCAGGCAGTTCCGCCAGGTCGGCCACGTTTTCAAAGGCCGGAGTATTGTGAGAGCAGAGAACCACATGCGTGGCGAAGTTGGGCGATTGCCCGCGATCGATGCTCGCCGTGTCGATGGCGATGGCCCGGATATGGCGCTTCTCGACCAGCCACGTGGCGGCCGCGGGATCGATGCCCGGAAAGTGCAGCTTGGCGACCGCTTCCTTGCCGGTTTCGGCGGTGCCCAGGTACTTCGCGCGATCGGGCCAGAACTGCGCCCAGCCGGTGCGGACGAGTACGATCCGTTCGTCGAGCCGGCGCCGGTGGCGCTCTTCCCAGGCTTCAAAATCGGCAATCGTCACCAGGTAATCTGCGTCCTGCCGGCAAGCGCCCGAAACATCAATCAGCGCGCCGGGCCCCATCAATCGATCAAGCGGTACCTGATCGACGGTGTGTGCATCCTTACTGAAGTGAATCGGCGCGTCGATGTGCGTTCCGCTGTGCTCGGCGGTGCGAAAACGATTGGCGCTGTAGAACCAGCCGCCGGGTGTCACGCCGAACGGACCACGCTCGAGATGAAACGGGATCTCGGTC is a genomic window containing:
- a CDS encoding redoxin domain-containing protein gives rise to the protein MRLSSFVACLALLAATTVTAADSPIGKEVKDFKARDYRGRETSLAEFADSKAIVVAFLGTECPLAKMYGPRLEELAAEYKSQGVAFIAIDSNRQDSIAEIANYARVHGVTFPILKDVGNTIADQFGARRTPEVFLLDKDRVVRYAGRIDDQYGLGNSSAYAQAKVRHRHLVTALDELLAGKTISQPRSETPGCLIGRVREPDSKSAVTYSKQVARILQKNCVECHRPGQIAPFALTNYEEVSGWADMIEEVVRDQRMPPWHADPKIGKFHNDRSMSDADKETLYAWVKAGAPEGNPADVPAPIEYPETWQLGKPDQVVYMNDKPYDIPAEGTVEYEYFMADPGWTEDHWIKSNECLLGNRSVVHHIFVFAIDPSNPLAQRHGPLGTGIQPGLGDNSVRLIAGAAPGTPPATGPEGAATLVKAGTKLLFQMHYTPNGSPQQDRTCVGFYFAKPEEVTRAVDVQMAINPSFTIPAQADNYPVKSAHKFGKDAMLINLTPHMHLRGKSFRYDLKYPDGKVETILNVPHYDFNWQVTYLLETPKFVPAGTEMQCLAHFDNSDTNLANPDPNSSVSWGDQTWEEMMIGWFTETDDVYPSDVSPDQTRAARFVAMLGANPPKLSKILSRAAEGSLKSDAAMEKFLDRLNRELPQVDRVCVSKIDDGKVHFLAVAQPAVLDYPLGRGDRTFAAADATLARYIEGGKLVTNAALPDAGADMAAMRRALGSSIHVPITVNGAPAVVSYWSKEKEAFPPAAVAFLTDVSKKIGAP
- a CDS encoding cyclase family protein is translated as MLRVAGFASLGALLLFAGTRLSGGAGQRASDRANDTAAESTVVLDQKVRAVDLTHRFDEQNVYWPTEIPFHLERGPFGVTPGGWFYSANRFRTAEHSGTHIDAPIHFSKDAHTVDQVPLDRLMGPGALIDVSGACRQDADYLVTIADFEAWEERHRRRLDERIVLVRTGWAQFWPDRAKYLGTAETGKEAVAKLHFPGIDPAAATWLVEKRHIRAIAIDTASIDRGQSPNFATHVVLCSHNTPAFENVADLAELPATGFTVVALPMKIAGGSGGPLRIVALVPQK